A DNA window from Agrobacterium tumefaciens contains the following coding sequences:
- a CDS encoding type IV secretion system lytic transglycosylase VirB1 has protein sequence MLKATGPLSIILLASTCPSSGAAPLSFAEFNNFARECAPSVAPSTLAAIAQVESRFDPLAVHDNTTGETLHWQNQAQATQVVMDRLEARHSLDVGLMQINSRNFSVLGLTPDGALQPCTSLSVAANLLGSRYAGGNTADDEQLSLRRAISAYNTGDFTHGFANGYVRKVETAAQQLVPPLTARPKDDREKPGSEETWDVWGAYKRRSPEGGAGGSSGPPPPPDEDNRKSEDDDQLLFDLNQGGPQ, from the coding sequence ATGTTGAAGGCAACAGGGCCGCTGTCGATTATCTTACTGGCCTCCACGTGCCCGTCGAGCGGTGCTGCCCCACTTTCATTTGCTGAGTTCAATAATTTTGCACGCGAATGCGCTCCATCCGTTGCTCCATCTACGCTTGCAGCGATCGCTCAGGTCGAAAGTCGCTTTGATCCGCTTGCTGTGCATGACAATACCACCGGCGAAACGCTTCACTGGCAGAACCAGGCTCAAGCAACGCAAGTCGTGATGGACCGTCTCGAAGCACGGCATTCGCTGGATGTTGGGCTCATGCAGATCAATTCCCGGAATTTTTCCGTGCTCGGTCTGACACCTGACGGAGCCCTTCAACCTTGCACGTCATTATCTGTCGCTGCAAACTTGCTTGGGAGCCGCTACGCTGGCGGCAACACGGCTGACGACGAGCAATTGTCGCTTCGTCGGGCAATCTCCGCCTATAACACCGGTGATTTCACGCACGGCTTCGCGAACGGCTACGTGCGAAAAGTTGAAACGGCCGCTCAACAGCTCGTCCCCCCGTTAACCGCGCGTCCAAAAGATGATCGTGAGAAGCCGGGATCCGAGGAAACATGGGATGTTTGGGGGGCATATAAGCGTCGTTCCCCGGAGGGCGGAGCTGGCGGATCATCCGGTCCGCCTCCGCCGCCAGACGAGGACAACCGCAAATCCGAAGACGACGATCAACTCTTGTTCGACTTAAATCAAGGAGGTCCGCAATAA
- the virB2 gene encoding pilin major subunit VirB2: protein MRMVSGYAPSVVGAMGWSIFSSGPAAAQSAGGGTDPATMVNNICTFILGPFGQSLAVLGIVAIGISWMFGRASLGLVAGVVGGIVIMFGASFLGKTLTGGG from the coding sequence ATGCGCATGGTATCCGGCTATGCGCCGAGCGTGGTCGGTGCAATGGGGTGGAGCATTTTCTCCTCTGGGCCGGCCGCGGCCCAATCTGCAGGTGGCGGCACTGACCCAGCCACAATGGTTAACAACATATGCACGTTTATCCTTGGTCCGTTCGGCCAGTCACTCGCTGTTCTTGGCATCGTGGCCATCGGAATCTCCTGGATGTTCGGTCGCGCTTCACTCGGTCTCGTTGCCGGCGTCGTCGGCGGCATTGTCATCATGTTTGGAGCCAGCTTCCTGGGCAAAACGCTGACTGGAGGTGGCTAA
- a CDS encoding type IV secretion system protein VirB3 yields the protein MNDRLEEATLYLAATRPALFLGVPLTLAGLLVMFAGFVIVIVQNPLYEVVLVPLWFGARLVVERDYNAASVVLLFLQTAGRSVDGLIWGGASVSPNPIKVPARGRGMA from the coding sequence ATGAATGATCGTCTGGAAGAAGCAACCCTTTACTTGGCGGCGACACGGCCCGCATTGTTTCTTGGCGTGCCGCTGACGTTGGCGGGGCTACTCGTGATGTTTGCCGGCTTTGTCATCGTCATCGTTCAGAACCCGCTGTACGAAGTCGTTCTCGTGCCCTTGTGGTTCGGAGCGCGGCTTGTGGTGGAACGAGACTATAACGCGGCCAGCGTCGTTCTACTTTTTTTGCAGACGGCGGGAAGGAGCGTTGATGGTCTGATTTGGGGCGGCGCAAGCGTTAGCCCAAATCCAATCAAGGTTCCCGCGCGAGGGAGAGGAATGGCGTAA
- the virB4 gene encoding type IV secretion/conjugal transfer ATPase VirB4: protein MLGASGTTERSGEVYLPYVGHLSDHIVLLEDGSIMTMAHVSGMAFELEDAEMRNARCRAFNTLLRNIADDHVSIYAHLVRHDDVPPSPARHFRSAFSASLSEAFEERVLSGKLLRNDHFLTLIVSPRAALGKVRRRFTKRYRQKENDLTAQTRNLEDLWHLVAGALEAYGLRRLGIREKQDVLFTEVGEALRLIMTGRFTPVPVVSGSLGASIYTDRVICGKRGLEIRTPKDSYVGSIYSFREYPATTRPGMLNVLLSLDFPLVLTQSFSFLTRSQAHSKLSLKSSQMLSSGDKAVTQISKLSEAEDALASNEFVMGAHHLSLCIYANDLNSLADRGARARTRLADAGAVVVQEGIGMEAAYWSQLPGNYKWRTRPGAITSRNFAGLVSFENFPEGSGSGHWGNAIARFRTNGGTPFDYIPHEHDVGMTAIFGPIGRGKTTLMTFILAMLEQSMVDRAGAVVLFDKDRGSELLVRATGGTYLALRRGAPSGLAPLRGLENTAASHDFLREWIVALIESDGRGGISPEENRRLVRGIHRQLSFDPHMRSIAGLREFLLHGPAEGAGARLQRWCRGNALGWAFDGELDEVKLDPSITGFDMTHLLEYEEVCAAAAAYLLHRIGAMVDGRRFVMSCDEFRAYLLNPKFAAVVDKFLLTVRKNNGMLILATQQPEHVLESQLGASLVAQCMTKIFYPSPTADRSAYIDGLKCTEKEFQAIREDMAVGSRKFLLKRESGSVVCEFDLREMREYVAVLSGRANTVRFADQLRKVQGDNPSAWLGEFMARYHEAKD from the coding sequence ATGCTCGGAGCAAGTGGCACAACCGAAAGGTCTGGCGAGGTCTATCTACCCTACGTCGGGCACCTCAGCGACCATATTGTCCTTCTAGAAGATGGATCGATCATGACGATGGCGCACGTAAGTGGCATGGCCTTCGAACTCGAAGATGCCGAAATGCGCAATGCACGTTGCCGTGCATTTAATACGCTCTTGCGCAATATCGCTGATGATCATGTGTCAATATATGCTCACCTCGTACGTCATGACGATGTGCCGCCGTCACCCGCGCGACATTTCCGTAGCGCTTTTTCCGCCAGTCTGAGCGAAGCTTTTGAGGAGCGCGTTCTCTCCGGCAAACTCCTTCGCAATGACCACTTCCTTACGCTGATCGTGTCTCCCCGGGCCGCGCTTGGCAAAGTGAGGAGAAGGTTCACCAAACGCTACAGACAAAAAGAAAACGATCTCACAGCTCAAACCAGGAACCTGGAAGATCTCTGGCATCTTGTCGCTGGCGCTCTCGAAGCGTACGGCCTGCGTCGTCTTGGTATTCGTGAGAAGCAAGATGTGCTTTTTACGGAGGTTGGAGAAGCTCTGCGGCTGATAATGACTGGTCGATTCACGCCGGTTCCCGTCGTTAGCGGTTCGCTCGGCGCCTCGATCTATACCGACCGAGTTATTTGCGGCAAGCGGGGACTCGAGATCCGAACACCAAAAGATAGTTATGTGGGATCTATTTACTCGTTTCGCGAATACCCCGCAACGACGCGACCGGGTATGCTCAACGTGCTACTGTCTCTCGATTTTCCGCTTGTTCTGACGCAGAGCTTCTCGTTTCTGACTCGCTCGCAAGCCCACTCGAAGCTCAGCCTCAAGTCCAGCCAAATGTTGAGTTCTGGCGACAAAGCCGTCACCCAAATCAGCAAGTTATCCGAGGCGGAGGACGCACTAGCGAGCAACGAATTCGTTATGGGGGCGCATCATTTGAGTCTTTGCATATATGCAAATGATCTCAATAGTCTTGCAGATAGAGGTGCCCGCGCCCGGACGCGATTGGCGGATGCGGGAGCTGTTGTTGTCCAAGAGGGCATCGGCATGGAGGCGGCTTATTGGTCGCAGCTGCCAGGCAACTATAAGTGGCGCACGCGTCCGGGAGCGATCACATCGCGCAACTTCGCTGGTTTAGTCTCATTCGAGAATTTTCCCGAGGGATCCGGCTCAGGTCACTGGGGCAACGCGATTGCGCGCTTTCGTACCAATGGTGGAACCCCTTTCGACTACATCCCGCACGAGCACGATGTCGGCATGACGGCGATATTCGGTCCCATCGGGAGGGGTAAAACGACGCTCATGACCTTTATCCTCGCGATGCTCGAGCAGAGCATGGTCGACCGCGCGGGTGCGGTTGTCCTCTTCGACAAGGACCGCGGCAGTGAGCTGCTGGTTCGCGCCACCGGGGGTACATATTTGGCGCTCCGTAGAGGAGCGCCGAGCGGATTGGCGCCATTGCGTGGCCTGGAAAATACAGCGGCTTCACATGATTTTCTGCGCGAATGGATCGTGGCGCTCATTGAGAGCGATGGCCGTGGAGGAATATCCCCCGAGGAAAATCGCCGTCTGGTGCGGGGTATCCATCGGCAGCTCTCGTTTGATCCCCACATGCGCTCAATCGCGGGGTTACGCGAATTTTTGTTGCATGGACCCGCCGAAGGGGCGGGAGCGAGACTCCAACGCTGGTGCCGTGGCAATGCACTAGGCTGGGCGTTCGACGGCGAGCTCGATGAAGTAAAGTTGGATCCTTCGATTACTGGTTTCGACATGACGCATCTTCTCGAATATGAGGAAGTATGCGCTGCCGCCGCAGCATATCTTCTGCACCGCATTGGAGCCATGGTTGACGGCCGTCGGTTTGTGATGAGTTGCGATGAGTTTCGCGCCTATTTGCTAAATCCTAAATTTGCGGCGGTCGTCGACAAGTTCCTGCTTACTGTCCGCAAAAACAATGGGATGCTGATACTGGCAACGCAGCAACCTGAGCATGTCCTGGAATCGCAGCTAGGCGCCAGTCTCGTCGCGCAATGTATGACGAAGATTTTCTATCCTTCACCCACGGCAGATCGATCGGCTTACATCGATGGACTGAAATGTACTGAAAAGGAATTTCAGGCGATCCGTGAAGACATGGCAGTAGGTAGCCGGAAGTTTCTGCTTAAACGAGAAAGCGGAAGCGTCGTCTGCGAATTCGATCTGCGGGAAATGCGCGAATATGTCGCCGTACTTTCGGGGCGCGCCAACACGGTGCGCTTCGCGGATCAGCTTCGCAAAGTACAGGGGGACAACCCATCAGCCTGGCTCGGCGAATTTATGGCTCGTTACCACGAGGCAAAAGATTGA
- the virB5 gene encoding pilin minor subunit VirB5 — translation MKIMQLVAAAMAVSLLSVGPARAQFVVSDPATEAETLATALETAANLEQTITMVAMLTSAYGVTGLLTSLNQKNQYPSTRDLDTEMFSPRMPMSTTARAITTDTDRAVVGGDAEADLLRSQITGSANSAGIAADNLETMDKRLTANAETSTQLSRSRNIMQATVTNGLLLKQIHDAMIQNVQATSLLTMTTAQAGLHEAEEAAAQRKEHQKTAVIFGAVP, via the coding sequence ATGAAGATCATGCAACTTGTTGCTGCGGCCATGGCCGTCAGCCTTCTTTCGGTCGGGCCCGCGCGGGCGCAGTTCGTTGTCAGCGATCCGGCGACGGAAGCTGAGACGCTGGCGACGGCGCTCGAGACTGCGGCAAATCTCGAACAGACCATAACGATGGTGGCGATGTTAACCTCGGCTTATGGCGTCACCGGCCTACTAACTTCGCTCAACCAAAAAAATCAGTATCCCTCGACCAGGGACTTGGACACGGAAATGTTTTCGCCGCGAATGCCAATGTCGACCACGGCACGTGCGATCACCACCGATACAGATCGAGCCGTAGTTGGTGGCGACGCTGAAGCGGATCTGTTGCGATCGCAGATCACCGGTTCCGCAAATAGCGCGGGCATTGCGGCTGACAACCTGGAGACGATGGACAAACGCTTAACAGCGAATGCCGAGACCTCGACACAGCTTTCTCGCTCTCGCAATATCATGCAGGCAACCGTTACCAACGGTTTGCTTCTCAAGCAGATCCATGACGCAATGATTCAAAATGTACAGGCGACCAGCTTGTTAACGATGACCACCGCGCAGGCTGGCCTTCATGAGGCGGAAGAGGCGGCCGCTCAACGTAAGGAGCATCAAAAGACTGCGGTCATCTTTGGGGCCGTCCCCTGA
- a CDS encoding type IV secretion system protein yields the protein MNFTIPAPFTAIHTIFDLAFTTSLDTMLGTIQEAVSAPLVACVTLWIIVQGILVMRGEIDTRGGITRVITVTVVVALVVGQANYHDYVVSVFEETIPNFIQQFSGSGLPLQTIPAQLDTMFALTQAAFQRIASEIGPMNDQDILAFQGAQWVFYGTLWSAFGIYDAVGILMKVLLAIGPLILTGYIFDRTRDIAAKWIGQLITYGLLLLLLNLVATIVILTEATALTLMLGVITLAGTTAAKIIGLYELDMFFLTGDALIVALPAIAGNIGGSYWSGATQSANSLYRRFAQVERR from the coding sequence ATGAATTTCACGATCCCGGCGCCGTTTACGGCCATTCATACGATCTTCGATCTAGCCTTTACGACAAGCCTGGACACAATGCTTGGGACGATCCAAGAGGCGGTGAGCGCGCCATTGGTCGCCTGCGTCACTCTTTGGATTATCGTTCAGGGTATTCTGGTCATGCGTGGCGAAATCGACACGCGCGGCGGTATCACTCGGGTGATCACGGTCACCGTCGTTGTTGCCCTTGTCGTCGGGCAGGCCAACTACCACGACTATGTGGTTTCAGTCTTTGAAGAGACGATTCCAAACTTTATTCAGCAGTTTAGTGGCAGCGGCCTGCCTCTGCAGACCATTCCCGCTCAGCTCGATACAATGTTCGCCCTAACCCAGGCTGCATTTCAGAGAATTGCATCTGAAATCGGCCCGATGAATGACCAGGACATCCTTGCTTTCCAGGGGGCTCAGTGGGTCTTTTACGGCACGCTCTGGTCTGCCTTCGGAATCTACGACGCCGTCGGAATTCTCATGAAAGTGCTTCTGGCGATCGGCCCTTTGATCCTCACGGGATATATCTTTGATCGCACGCGCGACATCGCGGCAAAGTGGATCGGGCAACTTATCACCTATGGTCTCCTACTTCTCCTGCTAAACCTCGTGGCGACAATAGTCATCCTAACCGAAGCGACTGCACTCACGCTTATGCTTGGTGTAATCACCCTTGCCGGTACGACCGCGGCCAAGATCATTGGTCTTTACGAACTCGACATGTTCTTTCTGACTGGTGACGCACTCATTGTCGCTTTGCCGGCAATCGCCGGCAACATCGGAGGCAGTTATTGGAGCGGCGCGACCCAATCTGCCAACAGCTTGTACCGTCGCTTCGCTCAGGTCGAGCGTCGTTAG
- a CDS encoding type IV secretion system lipoprotein VirB7 gives MKYCLLCLALALGGCQTNDKLASCKGPIFPLNVGRWQPTPSDLQLSNVGGRHEGV, from the coding sequence ATGAAATATTGCCTCCTGTGCCTGGCTCTCGCTTTAGGCGGCTGCCAGACAAACGATAAATTGGCGAGCTGCAAAGGCCCGATATTCCCGCTGAATGTGGGGCGATGGCAGCCTACGCCGTCAGATCTTCAGCTCAGCAACGTAGGTGGTCGCCATGAAGGGGTCTGA
- a CDS encoding type IV secretion system protein VirB8, whose product MKGSEYALLVARETLAEHYKEVEAFQTARAKSARRLSKVIAAVATIAVLGNVAQAFTIATMVPLIRLVPVYLWIRPDGTVDSEVSVSRLPATQEEAVVNASLWEYVRLRESYDADTAQYAYDLVSNFSAPMVRQNYQQFFNYPNPTSPQVILGKHGRLEVEHIASNDVTPGVQQIRYKRTLIVDGKMPMASTWTATVRYEKVTSLPGRLRLTNPGGLVVTSYQTSEDTVSNAGHSEP is encoded by the coding sequence ATGAAGGGGTCTGAATACGCCTTGCTAGTAGCGCGGGAAACCCTGGCTGAGCACTACAAGGAAGTGGAAGCTTTCCAAACTGCGCGTGCGAAATCAGCGCGGCGCCTCTCCAAGGTCATTGCAGCTGTCGCAACCATCGCGGTTTTGGGGAATGTTGCGCAAGCCTTCACAATTGCCACCATGGTGCCGCTGATCAGGCTTGTGCCGGTATATCTATGGATACGGCCGGATGGCACCGTTGACAGCGAGGTGTCCGTCTCCCGATTGCCTGCAACTCAAGAGGAGGCCGTCGTTAACGCCTCACTGTGGGAGTATGTTCGGCTGCGCGAGAGCTATGATGCCGATACCGCCCAGTACGCCTATGACCTGGTCTCGAACTTCAGCGCCCCAATGGTGCGCCAAAATTATCAGCAATTCTTCAATTATCCCAATCCAACTTCGCCTCAAGTCATCCTCGGCAAACACGGCAGGCTAGAGGTCGAACACATCGCTTCGAATGATGTTACTCCGGGTGTGCAGCAAATTCGCTATAAGCGAACCCTCATCGTTGACGGCAAAATGCCGATGGCGAGCACTTGGACTGCTACGGTTCGTTATGAAAAGGTGACCAGCTTGCCCGGCAGATTGAGACTGACCAACCCGGGAGGCTTGGTTGTCACCTCCTACCAGACATCGGAAGATACCGTTTCGAACGCAGGCCACAGCGAACCATGA
- the virB9 gene encoding P-type conjugative transfer protein VirB9: MTKKAFLTLACLLFAAIGARAEDTPTAGRLDPRMRYLAYNPDQVVRLSTAVGATLVVTFGANETVTAVAVSNSKDLAALPRGNYLFFKASKVLPPQPVVVLTASDAGMRRYVFSISSKTLPHLDKEQADLYYSVQFAYPADDAAARQKAAQEKAVADRIRAEAQYQQRAEGLLEQPATTVGAEDKNWHYVAQGDRSLLPLEVFDDGFTTVFHFPGNVRIPSIYTINPDGKEAVANYSVKGSYVEISSVSRGWRLRDGHTVLCIWNTAYDPVGRRPETGTVRPDVKRVLKEVRG, encoded by the coding sequence ATGACGAAAAAAGCATTTCTCACTCTGGCATGTTTACTTTTTGCGGCGATTGGCGCGAGGGCTGAAGACACGCCAACGGCGGGCAGACTTGATCCGCGCATGCGTTATCTCGCTTACAATCCCGATCAAGTGGTGCGCCTTTCAACGGCGGTTGGAGCTACTTTGGTTGTTACTTTCGGGGCTAACGAAACGGTGACAGCTGTTGCCGTTTCCAATAGCAAAGATCTCGCGGCCCTTCCACGCGGAAATTATCTTTTCTTCAAGGCTAGCAAGGTTCTCCCACCCCAGCCAGTGGTCGTGCTAACTGCGAGTGACGCCGGTATGCGACGCTACGTTTTCAGCATCTCTTCCAAGACGCTGCCGCACCTCGATAAAGAGCAGGCCGATCTCTACTACAGCGTACAATTCGCTTACCCTGCCGATGACGCAGCGGCTCGCCAGAAGGCGGCACAAGAGAAGGCTGTTGCAGACCGTATACGTGCGGAAGCGCAATATCAACAGAGAGCAGAGGGTTTATTGGAGCAGCCTGCCACGACCGTTGGTGCCGAGGACAAGAATTGGCACTATGTCGCTCAGGGCGATCGTTCGCTGTTGCCGCTCGAAGTCTTCGATGATGGATTTACGACGGTATTTCACTTCCCAGGTAATGTACGCATACCCTCCATCTACACGATAAATCCGGATGGAAAGGAAGCTGTCGCTAACTATTCAGTCAAAGGGAGCTATGTCGAGATTTCTTCGGTTTCCCGTGGTTGGCGTCTGAGGGATGGCCACACGGTATTATGCATTTGGAATACCGCCTACGATCCCGTCGGCCGCAGGCCGGAGACGGGCACTGTGAGGCCCGATGTGAAGCGCGTCCTAAAGGAGGTGAGAGGATGA
- the virB10 gene encoding type IV secretion system protein VirB10: MNDDNQQSAHDVDASGSLVSDTHHRRLSGAQKLIVGGVVLALSLSLIWLGGREKKENGNAPPSTMIATNTKPFHPAPIDVTLDPPAAQEAVQPTAPPPARSEPERHEPRPEETPIFAYTSGDQGTSKRVQQGETDRRREGNGEDSPLPKVEVSAENDLSIRMKPTELQPTRATLLPHPDFMVTEGTIIPCILQTAIDTSLAGYVKCVLPWDVRGTTNNVVLLDRGTTVVGEIQRGLQQGDTRVFVLWDRAETPDHAMISLASPSADELGRSGLPGTVDNHFWQRFSGAMLLSVVQGAFQAASTYAGSSGGGTSFNSVQNNGEQTADTALKATINIPPTLKKNQGDTVSIFVARDLDFSGIYQLRMAGRAARGRDRRP; the protein is encoded by the coding sequence ATGAACGACGACAATCAGCAATCGGCGCATGATGTCGATGCGTCGGGGTCCCTGGTCTCCGACACACATCACCGGCGCCTTTCGGGGGCTCAAAAGTTGATCGTAGGAGGTGTAGTTCTCGCGCTATCACTTAGCCTCATTTGGCTTGGCGGGCGTGAAAAGAAGGAAAACGGGAACGCACCCCCGTCAACCATGATCGCCACGAACACCAAGCCATTTCATCCGGCTCCGATTGACGTTACACTTGATCCTCCGGCTGCCCAGGAAGCTGTTCAGCCGACTGCTCCTCCGCCAGCACGAAGTGAGCCGGAACGGCATGAGCCGCGGCCGGAAGAAACACCGATTTTTGCGTACACCAGTGGTGATCAAGGGACCAGCAAGCGCGTTCAACAAGGCGAAACGGACCGAAGACGCGAAGGCAATGGGGAAGACAGTCCTTTGCCGAAGGTCGAAGTGTCCGCCGAGAATGATCTCTCGATACGCATGAAGCCCACCGAGCTGCAGCCCACCAGGGCTACGCTCTTGCCTCATCCCGACTTCATGGTGACGGAGGGGACGATTATTCCATGTATCTTGCAAACGGCAATCGACACCAGTCTGGCAGGCTATGTAAAATGCGTGTTACCCTGGGATGTTCGTGGAACAACGAACAACGTTGTGCTTCTTGATCGCGGCACCACCGTTGTTGGCGAGATCCAGCGCGGTTTGCAACAGGGAGATACGCGTGTTTTTGTGCTCTGGGATCGGGCGGAGACACCCGACCATGCCATGATTTCGCTTGCGTCACCAAGCGCTGACGAACTCGGTCGCTCGGGATTGCCGGGCACCGTCGACAATCACTTCTGGCAGCGCTTTAGCGGGGCCATGCTCTTGAGTGTCGTCCAAGGTGCCTTCCAGGCAGCGAGCACCTACGCTGGCAGCTCGGGTGGAGGGACGAGCTTCAACAGCGTCCAGAATAACGGTGAACAAACGGCAGACACAGCCCTCAAGGCCACGATCAACATACCGCCAACCCTGAAGAAGAATCAGGGCGACACGGTCTCCATTTTTGTCGCACGGGATCTCGATTTCTCAGGCATATACCAGCTTCGTATGGCTGGTCGCGCGGCGCGGGGGCGGGATCGCCGTCCATAA
- the virB11 gene encoding P-type DNA transfer ATPase VirB11 produces the protein MEVDPQLRILLKPILEWLDDPRTEEVAINRPGEAFVRQAGAFLKFPLPVSYDDLEDIAILAGALRKQDVGPRNPLCATELPDGERLQICLPPTVPSGTVSLTIRRPSSRVSSLKEVSSRYDAPRWNQWKGRKKRHDEHDEAILRYYDNGDLEAFLHACVVGRLTMLLCGPTGSGKTTMSKTLINAIPPQERLITIEDTLELVIPHENHVRLLYSKNGAGLGAVTAEHLLQASLRMRPDRILLGEIRDDAAWAYLSEVVSGHPGSISTIHGANPVQGFKKLFSLVKSSAQGASLEDRTLIDMLATAVDVIVPFRAHGDIYEVGEIWLAADARRRGETIGDLLNQQ, from the coding sequence ATGGAGGTGGATCCGCAATTACGAATCCTTCTCAAGCCGATTTTGGAATGGCTCGATGACCCGCGGACCGAAGAAGTTGCGATAAATCGACCTGGGGAGGCATTTGTGCGCCAGGCCGGCGCCTTCCTCAAGTTCCCTTTGCCTGTCTCCTATGACGATCTCGAAGATATCGCTATTTTAGCAGGCGCGCTGAGAAAACAGGACGTTGGACCACGCAACCCACTTTGCGCAACTGAACTTCCAGACGGCGAGCGGCTGCAAATCTGTTTGCCGCCGACGGTACCGTCGGGCACCGTCAGCTTGACGATTCGACGGCCAAGTTCCCGTGTTTCTAGTCTCAAAGAAGTCTCGTCCCGTTACGATGCTCCGAGGTGGAATCAGTGGAAGGGACGAAAAAAACGGCATGATGAGCATGATGAAGCTATCCTTCGGTACTATGACAACGGGGATCTGGAGGCGTTTCTGCACGCATGTGTCGTTGGTCGGTTGACGATGCTGCTTTGCGGACCCACCGGGAGTGGCAAGACAACGATGAGCAAGACCTTGATCAACGCTATCCCGCCGCAGGAAAGGCTGATTACCATCGAAGATACGCTCGAACTCGTCATTCCACACGAGAACCACGTAAGGCTGCTGTATTCTAAGAATGGGGCTGGGCTGGGCGCAGTGACCGCTGAGCATCTGCTACAGGCTAGCTTGCGCATGCGACCGGACCGAATACTGCTCGGCGAGATACGCGACGATGCCGCGTGGGCTTATCTGAGTGAAGTCGTCTCAGGGCATCCGGGATCGATTTCCACAATACATGGTGCCAATCCCGTCCAAGGTTTCAAAAAGCTATTTTCGCTCGTGAAAAGCAGCGCTCAGGGGGCTAGCTTGGAAGATCGCACCCTGATTGACATGCTCGCAACCGCAGTTGATGTCATCGTACCCTTCCGTGCCCACGGTGACATTTACGAGGTGGGCGAAATCTGGCTCGCTGCCGATGCGCGTCGGCGCGGTGAGACAATAGGCGATCTTCTTAACCAGCAGTAG
- the virG gene encoding two-component system response regulator VirG, translated as MAGQDPRLRGEPLKHVLVIDDDVAMRHLIVEYLTIHAFKVTAVADSKQFNRVLCSETVDVVVVDLNLGREDGLEIVRSLATKSDVPIIIISGARLEEADKVIALELGATDFIAKPFGTREFLARIRVALRVRPSVARTKDRRSFSFADWTLNLRRRRLISEEGSEVKLTAGEFNLLVAFLEKPRDVLSREQLLIASRVREEEVYDRSIDVLILRLRRKLEGDPTTPQLIKTARGAGYFFDADVDVSYGGVMAA; from the coding sequence ATGGCTGGCCAGGATCCTAGATTGAGAGGTGAACCGTTGAAACACGTTCTTGTCATCGATGACGATGTCGCTATGCGGCATCTTATAGTCGAGTATCTTACGATCCATGCCTTTAAGGTGACTGCGGTAGCCGACAGCAAGCAGTTCAATCGTGTACTCTGCTCCGAGACGGTCGATGTCGTGGTCGTCGATCTTAATTTGGGCCGCGAAGATGGGCTTGAAATTGTTCGTAGTCTGGCCACGAAGTCCGATGTTCCAATCATAATTATTAGCGGCGCTCGCCTCGAAGAGGCGGACAAAGTTATTGCGCTCGAGTTGGGAGCAACCGATTTTATTGCCAAGCCTTTTGGGACGCGGGAATTTCTGGCGCGCATCCGTGTTGCGTTACGCGTGCGGCCCAGTGTCGCGCGAACCAAAGATCGACGCTCATTTAGTTTCGCTGACTGGACACTTAATCTCAGGCGACGCCGCTTGATTTCGGAAGAGGGCAGTGAGGTGAAACTCACGGCAGGTGAGTTTAATCTCCTGGTTGCTTTCCTGGAGAAGCCGCGCGACGTCCTATCCCGGGAGCAGCTTCTGATCGCCAGTCGGGTACGCGAGGAGGAGGTGTATGACAGAAGTATTGATGTCCTCATTTTGCGGCTGCGCCGGAAGCTTGAGGGGGATCCGACGACCCCTCAGTTGATCAAGACTGCAAGAGGTGCTGGCTATTTCTTTGACGCTGACGTGGATGTTTCGTACGGGGGTGTGATGGCGGCCTGA